GGGCTGAATTTGATGTCGATCTCCGAACCCGCGGTATAGGCGCGTCCGATATTGACCTTGGTCTCCAAGGGAAGATCCGTCCCCAAAAAGTCGTCGACGATCCCGGTCTCGATCTTGTCATAGAATTGGTTGAAAAATCCCGTCACCGAATAACCGACGACATCGGAGAGGCGCTGGTCGAAGACGATCTCGTATTGCCTGGAACGCTCCGGCTTGAGATCGGGGTTTCCGGCGACGAAGCGGGTGCCGTCGATGTCCAGCTCGGGGACGGGGGAACGGGTGAGTTCTTCAAGGGTGGGAAACTTATACCCGAATCCCGCGTTGGCCCGGATATCCATGTCGGGCGTCACGCCGAACCGGAGGCCCGCGGCGGGGGTGACGGCCAATGGCCAACTGCGCGCCTTTTCCACCCGCACTCCGGCCGTCGCACCGTGACGCTTGAAGCTGATCTCGTCCTGGACGCCGCCGACCAGAAAAATCTCCTGCTTGCTGTAGATTTTTTCAGCTTTGTCCGAGGTATTGTCGGCGATAACACGATCCTCCTCGTCGAACCGCTGGGTCTGACCCCGAACTTCGGAGCTCCGTTTTTGCCAACGGGTTTCCGTCCACGCGGTGAGCCGGTTGTGCTTGCCCAAGGGCCGTTCGTACAGCAACCTACCGGAAAGCAGGGTATCGAACACGTCTTCCCGCTGGGACGATTCCTCGCGAAAGATGAACCGCCCGGCATCCCGACGCACGAAATCTTTGCCGCGCTTTTTGTCAAAAAAGGAGGTGTAACTGTTTAAGCTCAGTTCGCCCCGACCTCCCCACAACCCATGCCTTTCGAGCACGGCGGTCCCGCTGATGTCTTGTTTTCTGTCGCTCCCGCCCTCGACCCCCTCTTCCACGAACTTACTGAAACGCTTTTCGATGGATAGGTTGCGGTTAAGGTAACGCGCCGAAAAACGGCCCGTCGCTTTTTCGCCGATGTCGAGGTGAAAATCGGCCCTCGCCTCGCCGGTACGCTGCGGTTTGGCGTCGGCCTTCAGGGTTTGCTGCCGAAGATCGCGATCCAAATCGAAGCTGTCGGTGAAGCCGTCGGAGAAGTCGTAACGTCCGTCCAGCCTTGCTCGAAATTTTTTTGAAAGGGGCCCCTCCACGAAGGTGCGGGAACGGAAGGTGTTCAACTGGCCGTAACCCGCGGACACTCCCGCGCCCAAGCGGTCTTTCGGAATTTTCATCACGATATTGACCACCCCGCCGATGGCGTCGGAGCCGTAGAGCAAGGCTTGCGGTCCACGGATGATCTCGATCTTTTCGATTTCATCGGCGTTGATCGTGGAGAGGTCGAACTTGCCGTCCACCGATTGAGACGTCACGCGCTGCCCGTTGATCAAGGTCAATGTGTAGTTGGGATCGAAACCTCGGATCTGGACGTTTTCGAATCGATCCCCGTTGTCTCCCGGCCCGACGGGGGTCACTCCGGGACTCAAGATGACGGCATCGGCCGCCGTCTTGGCGTCCAGCTCTTGGATTTCTTTTTCGGTGATCGTGGTCTTGGGCACGACGGAGCTTGGGTCGAGGGTGTTGATGCGGGAGCGGTCCTGAACGGCGTCCACGGTGATTTCCGGAAGGATGAACTCGGTTTCTTGATTGATTTCTTGGGCCATGACTTCGGGACCCTTCGATGTCGAGGTCAAAAACAAGGTTGCGGTCAGAAAAAAAACGACTTTTTCGCGGAACATGGCGGGTGCCGAATCCTTATTCGGTTATTATTATGAAATATATTTTCAAGTATTCGGCCCGTCCAAAATGATGCGATACCGATGAATATTTAAGTAACTCGGATTTTATAACAATCTATGATTCCTGGAATATTGTTATTGAAAATTACTTTCATTAGTTGATTACTTATCCGCTTCGATTTTTTGAGTCAAGCTCTAAAGAAATGTCCCCCGACTTGAACGGGGACCAAAGGAGAGGCTGTTAAAAGGAGGGAGTATTTGATGCGATTGTTCAGAAAAAAACCCATTTACTAACGATCATTAGTAAATGGGCTTGCAGCAGCTGTGGCCAGGGACGGAATCGAACCGCCGACACAAGGATTTTCAGTCCTCTGCTCTACCGACTGAGCTACCTGGCCAGCCAGGGAGGGTGACTCCCTAAAGCTCGGGCGTAGATATAGACCCAAGGCCCGCCTGTCAATGGAAAGGTAATAGGCTATTTTCTAAAGGATTCCCGATAGCTTCGCACCTGCTCGAGCAGAGCGGGCGGCGGGGTCCGGCCGAGGAAACTGTAGACGCGGACCCGAAGCTCCGCCCAGACCCAGGCGCGCCGCCTCCAGACCTGGGCGAGGTCTCGTTTCAAATCAGAGAGCAATCGGCGCGGTCCCGACGTCCAACCCTTCCCTATCGCGCCCCGACGCGCCTCCGCGATCTGGACGGGGCTCATCTCGACGGTGTCGTCGAAGGGCAAGGGCTTCTTTCCCAACATCTGTTGGCTCAATTCCGGCGTGAGCTCCAGCGTGGGGTCTTTTCCAATGGGATCTTTTTCAAAGACGGGGACGCTGGACCTCGCGGCCTTGGCGCTCGGCTCCGGCGCCGGAAGCGGAAAGACCCGCGGCGTCGCCGCACGCCGCGGCTCGGCGAAGGGCGCCGTCGGCGCCGCGTCGGCCTCCGGCAGTTTGTCCGTCGGGCCGGTTCCCACGGGCTGCGGCGTCGCCGCGCGATGCCGCGTGGTCATCGGCAGGGAGACCTCGGGCTCGATCGGCTTCGGGTAGAGCTCGGGATAGGGAACCGTGCTCGCGCCGAACACCGCCTCGGGATAATTCTCCGTCGGATAGCGTCTCGTCCCGGGCGCCTCTCCCGTCGCCTCCCCCGCCGGCTCCACCCTGGCGGAGGCGCTTCGCTCCGGCGCGGGCGTCGCCTCGCTCTCCGCAGGCTTCGCCTCCGGCTTTGGATTCGTCCACTCGCGCAGCAAAGCCAGGCGCGCGGGAGACTCCTCGGCGGTCACGTCCCGAAGCTGCGAGCCGGAAACCTCCGCCACCCAAGAGCGCAGCCCCTGGATGAAAAAAAATCGGGTGCCCGCGCCCAGACCGCGCGGTCCCGCCCAGTTGGGCAGCATCAGGGCGCGCGGATCGAGGTATTGGGTGATGACCGTGCCGCGCGGCAAGTCCTCGCCCAGCCTTTCGCCGAAGATCAGCGCGGCCTCGGCGGGGGTTCGTTCCCAATATTGATTTTGAAAATGGGACACTGCGGCCCGCGTCTCCAGGCTGCGCGGATCGGTGGGGCTGGCGAAGAGGGACAGGTTCGGCGGCAATAGTTGCCGCCTGCCCTTTTCGAAGATCAAAAATTCCTTCCCGCCCTCGCGCACCCTTTCCACGAAGCCGGGCTTGTTGCGGCAGAGATTGTCGAATTGCAGGCCCAACCACTGGGCGTTGAGCAGGGCGCGCAGGCCGGGGTCCTCCCGTTCCGTCCATTTGTTCAAGACCCTGCCGATGTCGCTGGAAAGATCCGCGGTGTGGACGAAGGCCTCGCCCTTGCGCAACACCGGCCAAAAGGCGCGCACCGCGGGCCGCGAGGCGACGTTGACGCGCTCCAAGAGCCCCTGCTCCCGGCGATAGCGCATGCCGAAGTCGTTGAGCAGGACGGTATCCACCGGACTCTCGGGGATCCACCACAGCTCGAGGGCCTCCGATTTACCGGGGCCGGCCTTGCTCTCATAATGGCGGCGCAGCTCCAAGAGCCACTGCAGGGCCCCGCTTCCGCCCCAGGCCAGGGCGCCGCGCTCGAAGGCGACGAGCCTCGGCGTGAAGCCCCCGTCGCGCGTCGAGCTCATCAGCGAAACGCCGAAGCCCTTGGCGGGAGCGGGATCGACCTTCGCCGCCGAGGGCGAAGGGACGCCCGGGCCCGCGTAGGCGCGCGCCTCGGCGAATTCCAAAGGCCTCGGTCCGGGGACGGGCGGCGTCGGACTTTGCGGAAGGCTCAAGCGCCTCTCCCAGCCCAGCTCCCAAGGGCGCAGACGGCCGAGGACCGTCGCCTCCAGCAGCCCGCCGCCGACGCGGGCCTGCAGCAAGAGCACCAGGGAATCCAAAAGCGTCAAGGCGGCCGCCTGTCCGGGCTTGAGTCCCAAGGCCTGCTCGAAGCGATGGCCGAGAAAGATCCCGCCCAAGGCCGAGGCCCCGACGAAGGCGCTGCGCATCGCATGAGAGCTTCCGAAGGCGCGGCCGGCCAGCGCCGTTCCGCCCGCCGCGACCAGCTTCATCGGCCCCAAGACCGCAGCGGCCGAGGCGAGCTCCCGGCCCAAGCCGGATCCGTCCAAGGCCCCGGGCCTTCCCAACAGCGCGGAGGCGCCCCGCGCGGCCAAGACGAAGGCGGGCACCTCGAAACTAAATCCGATCGTCGCGGCCGCGGAGCGCCTCAGGAAGGCATGACTCAGGAGCGACGAGGCCGGGCTCGCCACGAGGCGCCCCAGGCCCCAGGCGCGGCCCAGGCGATAGGCCAGGCCGCCGGCGAAGAACCCCGCCAAGACCGCGGGATCGAGGGTCTCCTCGCCGAAACGCCGCAGCAGGATCTCGGCACGGTCGCCGAAGGCCGAGCCGCCGCGCAAGACCTCGAGGCGACTCCGGGCCCGCGGCGCATATTCCGAAGCGTGGGCGAATTCCGCCACCGCACCGTACAAGGCCGCGGCGATGTCTCCGCGCCCCTCCGACTCGAGGCGCCGCGCGAATTGCAGCAAGGCCGCGTCGAAGAACGCCGGGTCCCTTTCCTCGCCCAAGGCGAGCCACTCGCGGCTTTGCGCGAATTTCCGGGACCAGGCCGGATCGGCGTGCAGCACCGCCAGCCATTCGCGCCGCTCTTGCGCCGCGGGCTCGCCCGCCTCTGAACTCGATGGATGTAAAATGGATCGATGTGATGGCGCGCGCGTGACCGTGCTCGTCCGCGTGTCGCCGGATATCGTGAACATGTGCCCCGCCCTCTGAAGAACCCGTTATATAAAAGATGGCTTTGCCAAGCTTTCGGAGCGGCGGAGGGATTGTTGCTTAAAAAATCCAAGCGCGGAAAAACGCGCCTGTACGGAAAAATGTCCTAGATGAGGAAATGGAGACGGGCTGCTAAATCGGGGAGAGGAATAGACCCGCGCTCAGCGCGCGACGGGGTCGATCCCCGGACGGCCCGCGCCGGCGAGGCTCTCGGCCGCCTCCTGCGTGGCTTCGACCAGGCGATCCTTGGTCTGCTGCGCCGTCGTGGCGATGCTCCCCGCCACCTGCTGTGTCGCCTCGACGATGCGATCTTTGGTGTGCTGCGCGGTCTGGGCGATGGCGTCCAAGGCCTTGGCGGGCAGGTCCCTCAACATGCCGATGTCGAGATGGCCGTCGCGGATCAGGTTGCGCTTCAGGGCCGCGGCCGGCGGCTTGCGCAGGTCGTGGGCAAGACCGAGGAACTCCAGGCCCTTCAAAATATAATAGGTCACGTCGATCTCCCACCAGAAGAAGCCTTGGTTGACCGAGGCCTGAAAATGATGGTGGTTGTTGTGCCAGCCCTCGCCCAGCGTGAGCAGCGCCAGCAGCAGGGAGTTGCGCGAGGTATCGGTGGTCACGTAGCGGCGGCGCCCGAAGACATGCGCCAGCGAATTGATGAAGAAGGTGCTGTGCCAAAGCAGGACCGTCGAGAGGAAGAAGCCGATCCACAGGGCGCTCCAACCCCACAGCAGCAACACCGACACGGCCAGGATCACCGGCGGCAAGGCCCAAAAACGATCCAAGAAGCGCAGCTCGGGGTATTTCGCGAAGTCGGGGATGAGCGAGTAGTCGGGCTTGTGGTACTTCGAACACATGATCCAGCCGACATGGCTCCACCAAAAACCTTTTTTAGGAGAATGGATGTCCTCTTGCAGGTCGGAGTAACGGTGGTGGTGCCGGTGATAGCCCGACCACCACAGCACGCCCTTCTGCGAGGAGGTCATCGCTCCGAAGGCCATGATAAATTGCATGACGCGGCCCAGCTTGTAGCTGCGATGGGCGAAATAGCGATGGTAGCCCGCCGTGATGAAGAACATCCGCCCGAAAAGCAGGACCGCGCAGATCACGAGGTCGCGCGGCCGGACTCCGGTCCAGATCGCGGCCAAGGGCATCAAATGAGCGAGGATAAAGGGAAGAGATCTAACCCACTGAACTTTTTCGTCCGCCGCGCGAGCCAGGGTGCGTACCAAGAAGCCTCCAATCCGGAATTCAGGATCCTCGAGATCCCATCATAGCGGCATAGGACTACGATTTCACGCCCCGGAAGTAAAGTTGGAAATGACGCGGCATGTCGTTAGGAAGATTCGCAACGTTCGGATCTCGATGGGTCTCGCTACGCTTCTTTTAGAAGACGTCGAACAGGTCGACCAGCCAAGCCGGCGGCGGGCCGAACAAGGTCTCGAGCC
This genomic stretch from Deltaproteobacteria bacterium PRO3 harbors:
- a CDS encoding TonB-dependent receptor; the encoded protein is MFREKVVFFLTATLFLTSTSKGPEVMAQEINQETEFILPEITVDAVQDRSRINTLDPSSVVPKTTITEKEIQELDAKTAADAVILSPGVTPVGPGDNGDRFENVQIRGFDPNYTLTLINGQRVTSQSVDGKFDLSTINADEIEKIEIIRGPQALLYGSDAIGGVVNIVMKIPKDRLGAGVSAGYGQLNTFRSRTFVEGPLSKKFRARLDGRYDFSDGFTDSFDLDRDLRQQTLKADAKPQRTGEARADFHLDIGEKATGRFSARYLNRNLSIEKRFSKFVEEGVEGGSDRKQDISGTAVLERHGLWGGRGELSLNSYTSFFDKKRGKDFVRRDAGRFIFREESSQREDVFDTLLSGRLLYERPLGKHNRLTAWTETRWQKRSSEVRGQTQRFDEEDRVIADNTSDKAEKIYSKQEIFLVGGVQDEISFKRHGATAGVRVEKARSWPLAVTPAAGLRFGVTPDMDIRANAGFGYKFPTLEELTRSPVPELDIDGTRFVAGNPDLKPERSRQYEIVFDQRLSDVVGYSVTGFFNQFYDKIETGIVDDFLGTDLPLETKVNIGRAYTAGSEIDIKFSPLKNFGGRVNYSYLWTRNLDTGAPLNEAPTHRVNLLLNTRIPKVDVHVDLSFSYISSRKRIDALSGVEKADSPMAPLYLARLHLSKEWGKGFSTDLSVENLFNVKWDRDNDGDTDMPGIGVFTTVSWKNPLRKKIEAESRPAESEIH
- a CDS encoding acyl-CoA desaturase; its protein translation is MPLAAIWTGVRPRDLVICAVLLFGRMFFITAGYHRYFAHRSYKLGRVMQFIMAFGAMTSSQKGVLWWSGYHRHHHRYSDLQEDIHSPKKGFWWSHVGWIMCSKYHKPDYSLIPDFAKYPELRFLDRFWALPPVILAVSVLLLWGWSALWIGFFLSTVLLWHSTFFINSLAHVFGRRRYVTTDTSRNSLLLALLTLGEGWHNNHHHFQASVNQGFFWWEIDVTYYILKGLEFLGLAHDLRKPPAAALKRNLIRDGHLDIGMLRDLPAKALDAIAQTAQHTKDRIVEATQQVAGSIATTAQQTKDRLVEATQEAAESLAGAGRPGIDPVAR